In the Nicotiana tabacum cultivar K326 chromosome 16, ASM71507v2, whole genome shotgun sequence genome, one interval contains:
- the LOC107818485 gene encoding uncharacterized protein LOC107818485, with protein MATTEQPLKKRKLYEQLHKPSPAPPQSPPPPPPPQPPPQPQQQSVAALAISQDEILRRRRNQEEIRNVYECYKRIKFCISQNDHRLSSELEQAYLSLITSSRGCTSVQRLVADFIPRFASYCPTALEAAVRVVINMHNWKLALIGKGDDIDGVAFETAKACIFGLADICQSAAAEAPTSSVIQGICSTVFHDALTFFISSFEGKDILEIADEELFGIQDTHSFSEYQQKILNKEKSVLLKLSEFRVLSFLRIFFTCPKNSIASCFELFGSTGSEEAKREGYYLLRQLTNRLDDAIAHPRNGGNSAVTSSATSRETSSKCKGFVDDGLATCSKQVSDNSSIVLKNCLLGLVVEKDNSLMSWICSRFKKLSKSASPQVVSDISSVLEGILQSFLDEVKAEKMHEYGDEDGLGTVKYASEYSDHELSAKKETHEVSRSLAIPLGANHRSSMKSNTDSGEHRPVIFDSKESGVLPRPKEVYNQQILSPIARTPSNLRSGSSDLGHHGGLMENHQNPNMDRSLPASRSSAGGMSCSMESPMQRLPLPHSSTNQVVWYTDGDPAAADIFPASNQLWLGSLGPDASEAAVRHKFEMFGPVYQFAFFAFRGFALVEYQNIMDAVRVRETMQGTSPWGAGLRIKFLDIGLGTKGAINGVAVGSSCCIYVGSVQNHWMKDNVMHELRKALQKGPRMVTDLGSEGALLMEFDTPEEATIAMNQLRHWRKGRSNCNQPLNLGPANATAHAEGVRPSSASVYVGIGSNICTNSTVGPNHFQNMLENHSDSHVPRMSRLSSLLSHLRTKYNVTYNPGYKSHHMPGNCETGFSGGDTMQTNTVRISIPNGSSLFITEDELLAICNLSIDNKGSIIRLMRENMPMGSCWLVECSSMDSANTLLKTLRDCPGLFFQIEFSHTGQHHIPVPVKNEGSIMELTSPRLKPEQGSMPHGGYAPQSNWAPIASRGMPEVGTGKADMLVPIPSPRGNNIFSGVVNDMWMHRKTEAELHSRPAIVACNPAPPQLPTRPLQPIQGPPTVPPPVQALPPAAAQPIQGPPIAPPQQSQLPPFGHPMYFPPTGWDSRGLNHNLPPKPIPSGALPTNLHHCSVAPPFVPASVTPLSQMQGTSMPPFDHMFPVPVVRPPVTSLPPPPPQLDSLPPLPPPVLQPPLPSSPPPPPYPDPPNIPPPPSSPPPPPPPLSESSNLVSSEPYLQYQWQGSLSKSGVHYCTIYAQRVESDVCRYSNANAEPTEWPAKLDMTKRTDFRHVKSTFCSTPPHKKEICWLLPSSLVDHKGFQDFISYLKQRECAGVIKIPAIKSMWARLLFILPQSSDTCSMLSVVPNPSLCLIGLVLPKETNFEWV; from the exons ATGGCTACGACGGAGCAGCCACTGAAGAAACGGAAGCTTTACGAACAACTACACAAACCATCACCAGCACCGCCTCAGTCACCGCCGCCTCCTCCTCCTCCGCAACCACCACCACAGCCTCAACAGCAGAGCGTCGCTGCTCTGGCGATATCTCAGGATGAAATCCTCCGACGGAGAAGGAACCAAGAAGAGATTCGCAATGTTTACGAGTGTTACAAACGCATTAAATTCTGCATCTCACAGAACGATCATCGTCTTTCATCCGAACTCGAACAAGCCTACCTTTCTCTCATTACTTCCTCAAGAG GCTGCACAAGCGTACAACGTTTAGTGGCTGATTTTATTCCTCGATTTGCTTCGTATTGTCCTACTGCTCTTGAAGCTGCAGTGAGAGTTGTTATTAACATGCACAATTGGAAGTTAGCTTTGATTGGTAAAGGAGATGATATAGACGGTGTTGCGTTTGAAACTGCTAAGGCATGCATTTTTGGTCTAGCTGATATCTGTCAAAGTGCTGCTGCTGAGGCGCCAACATCATCAGTTATTCAAGGAATTTGCTCCACAGTATTCCATGACGCACTCACCTTCTTCATAtccagttttgaagggaaggataTTCTTGAGATTGCCGACGAGGAACTTTTTGGTATTCAAGATACTCATTCGTTCTCTGAGTACCAACAAAAAATTTTAAACAAGGAAAAATCGGTATTGCTCAAGCTATCTGAGTTCCGTGTACTTAGTTTCCTCAGAATTTTCTTTACTTGCCCAAAAAACTCAATTGCATCTTGTTTTGAGCTCTTTGGCTCTACTGGATCGGAGGAAGCTAAGCGAGAAGGATATTACTTACTTCGTCAGTTAACAAACAGGCTTGATGATGCTATTGCTCATCCTAGGAATGGCGGAAATAGTGCAGTGACATCATCAGCAACATCCAGAGAAACAAGTAGCAAATGTAAGGGTTTTGTGGATGATGGCCTTGCAACATGCAGCAAACAAGTCTCGGACAACAGCTCTATTGTTTTGAAGAACTGCTTATTAGGACTG GTCGTAGAGAAAGATAATTCTCTGATGAGTTGGATTTGCTCAAGGTTTAAGAAATTAAGTAAATCAGCATCCCCTCAAGTTGTTTCAGATATTTCCTCAGTTCTTGAAGGAATATTGCAGTCTTTCTTAGATGAAGTGAAGGCAGAAAAAATGCATGAGTATGGCGATGAGGATGGTTTGGGTACCGTAAAGTATGCTAGTGAGTACTCGGATCATGAGCTATCTGCTAAAAAAGAAACTCATGAAGTTTCTCGAAGCCTAGCAATCCCTCTGGGAGCAAATCACCGTTCCAGTATGAAATCAAATACTGATAGTGGGGAGCATAGGCCGGTGATTTTTGATTCTAAAGAGTCTGGAGTTTTACCGAGGCCTAAAGAGGTTTATAACCAGCAGATTCTTTCACCTATTGCTAGAACACCGTCGAACTTGAGAAGTGGTTCATCTGATTTAGGCCACCATGGTGGCCTGATGGAGAACCACCAAAATCCAAATATGGACCGTTCATTACCAGCCTCAAGATCATCAGCTGGAGGCATGAGTTGTTCCATGGAGTCACCTATGCAGCGTTTACCACTGCCTCATTCTTCCACAAATCAAGTTGTTTGGTACACTGATGGAGACCCAGCTGCCGCAGATATCTTTCCCGCTTCAAATCAGCTATGGTTGGGGTCTTTAGGCCCTGATGCATCTGAAGCTGCTGTCAGAcataagtttgagatgtttggtCCAGTGTATCAATTTGCATTCTTTGCATTCAGAGGTTTTGCTTTGGTTGAGTACCAAAACATTATGGACGCGGTGAGAGTCAGGGAAACCATGCAGGGAACTTCTCCTTGGGGTGCTGGTCTTCGAATAAAGTTTTTGGATATAGGATTAGGAACCAAGGGGGCTATAAATGGTGTTGCTGTTGGTTCTAGTTGCTGTATTTATGTTGGAAGTGTTCAGAACCATTGGATGAAGGATAATGTTATGCATGAGCTGAGAAAAGCACTTCAAAAAGGTCCTCGGATGGTTACTGATCTAGGCAGCGAAGGTGCATTGCTGATGGAGTTCGACACACCTGAGGAGGCCACAATTGCCATGAATCAGCTAAGGCACTGGCGTAAGGGAAGGAGTAACTGCAACCAGCCCCTAAACTTAGGTCCAGCTAATGCCACCGCGCATGCGGAAGGTGTAAGACCTAGCTCTGCCTCTGTTTATGTTGGTATTGGAAGCAATATTTGTACCAATAGTACTGTTGGGCCAAATCACTTCCAGAACATGCTTGAGAACCATTCTGACAGTCATGTTCCAAGAATGTCACGTCTATCTTCTTTGCTTTCGCATTTAAGAACCAAATATAATGTTACATACAATCCTGGCTATAAGAGTCATCACATGCCAGGGAACTGTGAAACTGGATTCTCGGGAGGAGATACAATGCAGACAAATACAGTACGGATTAGCATTCCAAATGGTAGCTCCTTGTTTATCACAGAAGAtgagcttttggctatttgtaATCTTTCCATTGACAACAAAGGTTCTATCATCAGGTTAATGAGGGAAAATATGCCTATGGGTTCTTGTTGGCTAGTTGAATGCAGCAGCATGGATTCTGCAAATACTCTCCTGAAGACCCTTCGTGATTGTCCTGGGTTATTCTTCCAGATAGAATTCAG TCACACTGGGCAGCATCATATTCCTGTTCCTGTAAAAAATGAAGGTAGTATTATGGAACTCACATCACCCAGACTAAAACCAGAGCAAGGTAGCATGCCTCATGGTGGATATGCACCTCAGTCAAACTGGGCACCTATAGCAAGCAGAGGGATGCCCGAAGTTGGTACTGGAAAAGCTGATATGTTGGTTCCGATTCCATCACCTAGAG GTAATAATATATTCTCTGGTGTTGTTAATGACATGTGGATGCACAGGAAAACTGAAGCAGAGCTTCATTCTAGACCGGCAATTGTTGCCTGCAATCCTGCACCTCCTCAATTGCCTACTAGACCACTACAGCCTATTCAAGGACCTCCTACCGTGCCGCCGCCAGTTCAAGCACTTCCTCCTGCAGCAGCACAGCCAATTCAAGGACCTCCTATTGCACCACCACAGCAATCACAACTGCCGCCCTTTGGGCACCCAATGTACTTTCCCCCAACTGGGTGGGATTCACGTGGTCTGAACCATAACTTGCCTCCAAAGCCAATTCCATCTGGTGCACTTCCTACTAATCTTCACCATTGTTCAGTTGCACCACCATTTGTACCTGCTTCTGTGACTCCACTGTCACAGATGCAAGGCACCTCCATGCCACCATTTGATCATATGTTTCCTGTGCCTGTTGTTCGACCACCAGTGACGTCtttaccaccaccaccacctcaGCTTGACTCATTACCCCCATTACCTCCACCTGTCTTGCAGCCTCCATTACCTTCATCCCCGCCTCCACCACCTTATCCTGACCCACCTAATATTCCTCCTCCACCTAGTTCCCcgcctcccccgccacctccattATCGGAATCTTCAAATTTGGTTAGTTCTGAACCCTACTTGCAGTATCAGTGGCAGGGCTCCTTGAGTAAAAGTGGAGTTCATTACTGTACAATTTATGCACAAAGAGTAGAATCGGATGTTTGCAGGTATTCAAATGCCAATGCTGAGCCCACAGA ATGGCCTGCTAAGTTGGATATGACCAAACGCACTGATTTTCGGCATGTCAAATCAACATTTTGTAGTACACCACCCCACAAA AAGGAGATATGCTGGTTGCTACCTTCTTCTCTAGTGGATCACAAGGGC TTTCAAGATTTTATATCATACCTGAAGCAGAGGGAATGTGCTGGTGTAATTAAAATTCCAGCCATAAAATCAATGTGGGCAAGGCTTCTCTTCATCCTTCCACAGTCATCTGATACCTGCTCTATGCTCTCAGTTGTGCCTAATCCATCTCTTTGTCTAATTGGTCTGGTGTTGCCTAAAGAAACAAACTTTGAATGGGTGTGA